The window ATGTCATCGCCGAGATTCTCTCCTGGCTACCTGTCAAATCTTTGCTCCGTTTCCGGTGTGTATGCAAGGCATGGCACGCATTGATATCCGAGTCTTATTTCGTCGACAAACACCTCCACCGCACCAAAATCAACCCACTACTCAAGAGGAAGAGTCACATTTTCCGATCCATAGAATACCAAGCATTGTTGAACTGTTTAAGTAATGATGGTCCTATTCTGAGCAGAGAGCTTGATTACCCGTTAATGAATCTACCAGTGAGTATTAAACCAGGAACATTTAATTGGGTGTTGATTGGTAGTTGCAATGGCTTGATATGTATACTAATTGATTGGTTTACTAAACTCGTTATGTTATGGAACCTATGTACTAGAATCTCCCAGGTATTACCGCAACCTTGTGATCTTGATTTTGACCTATGTTGTTTTGGATTCGGTTATGATTCCACAACCGATGATTACAAGGTAATACTAAATGGTATACTAAATGGTGGGGATTATTCGAGCGATCAATCTGTTGTCGTGTTCACAGTAAAAACTGGTTCATGGGGGAAGGTCAAAAGCGTGAAGAATTTTGCGGTGAGTGGCAGATCAGGTTATTTAGTTAACGAAGCTCTACATTGGGTATCTGGTAAGTATGACGAAGACAATAACTATATTTATTCAAATATAGTGTCGTTTGATTTAGCTGAGGAGAAAGTTCATGAGATTGCACTCCCGTTTCCTCCCAATCCGGTAGTCGGAGATATTTGGCGTGCTGAAGTTGGAACTCTCCGCAACTGTTTAGCCCTTCATGTTATAACCATGTATGACAGAGGTAGTAGTTGTGATCTCAAGATATGGGTGATGAAGGAATATGGAGTCAAGGAATCATGGACTCAAGTCATATATATTCCTTCAGAGAATCTACCAGAACATGATTATTTCTGCATGACATGCATTTCTGAGAGTGGTGAAGTTTTGATGGGTTCACATAGGCTCGGCAGTTTGATAATGTATAATTCAAAGAAATTTAGGATTTTGCCGTACGTGATTGATGGCTGGGATCGGATGAAAAAGCTACCTATGTAGAAACTCTAGTTTCACCATTAATTGGCAGTACTATTAGCGCAAGTGTCTGAGACGAACATATATTGCCCCTACACTCCGCTCGATTCCGGTTTGAGATGCGGAAGTCACATTTAGATTCTTCCCTGCTCACTCAGTATCCATGATCCAGTGATTGGTAGAGTTAGAGGTAGTCGCTTCGCATTGATGATTCAAGTCCATGCCAGCTTAACCTTTTTTTGTTTTCGAATCATTACATCTGAGTTGAAAAGCGAAAATGATCAGTCCTGTGGATTAAATTTAACTTATGCTGTAAAGAGATCGACCATCAGTTAGTGTTAAGTATGGTGCATCGGTAAAATTTTACCTTCTCTGCTACTTTATGTTTGGCTCATTTTCATGCTTTTAGGATACTGAAAACTTGAATGTTCCCTCACATTCCCATCGATCAGCTTGTTCAACTGCATATTTCTATGTAATATTTTTTAGACATATATAATATTCATTCCCAAAACTCATTTTGATCAAAATCACTTTGATTTTTTCTTTTTGAACTGCCAGTCTGCCACTGAACTAGTCCTTGGAATTTTGTTTTACATGTCGTAAGTTTATAGCTATTTTATATCATTGTATTTATTTGTTCTTTAGCAAGCTACTGTGCTTCACTGGTACAAAGGGTGATGAACCGTACCATGCAGTTTTAGAACTGTGACGACAAACATCACCTAATATTCTAATAATAAGGTTTCTGTTTTGTTAACGGCGTTAGTTTATGTTCATGATAGTGCCACGTGATTGACGTGAATGATCAGATCAAATACTACATATAAGCTGTTAGGTCCGATTGCGTTTTGAAACGTAGAAGAATTTTCGTTGTTTATCAAATTTACCTATCAATCTGTGTGGTCAACATTTCATTTGGATAAGCTTGAATTTTTTTGATTTATTTCTCGTTGGTAGGTTAATAACAATTAAAAGAAAATGGCCGGTTGCAGTTTAATTTTCCCACTTCTCAATTCTCGAATTTGCAATGTTTGCTTTTTCGCCTTTGCATATCTTCCCCAGCATGTGTTATTAATCTAGATGGTAGTCATTGAGATGATGAAATAAAAGATAGTTGGTAAATTTGAATCCGGGAGTCCTCCACTGTTTAGCGGGTTATCCAAGGAGCTCAGCATTGTTTTTTGTTTTTTTTGGATACAAACAGCATTGTTTTTATTTCTACTTGAAACATCTATTAATTCTTGAACGGTTCCCATTTCACACTTGAAACCTGTGCCCCAAAACCTACCAACACTTAAAATGTCCAACGCTCTCTCCATTCGCCGGCAACACCAGCTGGTTCTCTTTGGCGCGCACCGAAATCGACCCCAAGTCTCTTGATGACTTCGATGCTGTCATCGTCGAGATTCTCTCATGGATGCTCGTCAAGTCTTTGCTTCGTTTCCGGTGTGTGTGCAAAGCATGGTGCGCTTTGATCTCCGAGTCTTATTTCATCAACAAACACCTCACCCACGCCAAAATCCGAAGCAACTTCAACCTAATCGTGAAGACGGGAGATACAATTTTCCGATCTGTAGAGTAACTATTGGAAGTGGAAACATGGTTTATACTTTGGAAGTATGGCTGGGGTTATGCATGCCTATTATCCTTAGGATTTCCAGCCATTTGTATTACTGTACACTTTATCTTTTAC of the Fragaria vesca subsp. vesca linkage group LG6, FraVesHawaii_1.0, whole genome shotgun sequence genome contains:
- the LOC101301804 gene encoding F-box/kelch-repeat protein At3g23880-like, which codes for MSDALSSRRQQELVLSGIGSLDDLDDVIAEILSWLPVKSLLRFRCVCKAWHALISESYFVDKHLHRTKINPLLKRKSHIFRSIEYQALLNCLSNDGPILSRELDYPLMNLPVSIKPGTFNWVLIGSCNGLICILIDWFTKLVMLWNLCTRISQVLPQPCDLDFDLCCFGFGYDSTTDDYKVILNGILNGGDYSSDQSVVVFTVKTGSWGKVKSVKNFAVSGRSGYLVNEALHWVSGKYDEDNNYIYSNIVSFDLAEEKVHEIALPFPPNPVVGDIWRAEVGTLRNCLALHVITMYDRGSSCDLKIWVMKEYGVKESWTQVIYIPSENLPEHDYFCMTCISESGEVLMGSHRLGSLIMYNSKKFRILPYVIDGWDRMKKLPM